Proteins found in one Pocillopora verrucosa isolate sample1 chromosome 12, ASM3666991v2, whole genome shotgun sequence genomic segment:
- the LOC131788038 gene encoding uncharacterized protein, whose amino-acid sequence MGVFDVLTDYFPWAISTALMAVLFGIWWQRKRSQNPTSQSKVKEASIALSTENQVDGENISSDPLQTRGRLAEIMLQSSIEITCGSPSIFDLPIKLEVHKDERAICRHTIGGEHKNEKIILLVGPPGAGKTTLINAIINYILGVKWKDTFRFKLVVDDKMSSQSHSQEKAINIYTINPMEGSKLTYTLTIVDTPGYGDSRGLQMDRTVADQMREFLSAAPPIGVDHLDGIGFVTQASLPHPTIEQEYIFDSIMSMFGKDMSKNIFMLLTFAESRKHTLHDVFNKTGVPNDKIFILNNEALYAENTEDADDMFNAVFWKMSFRSLNSFFQQLENSESVSLQLTREVWKERDQLQILIEQLHTEIATRRSKTDQLRHKESALAKHKTGDGNETLENLEKKDDVSLQFLEDGLVGTMKNQIQDRLRHLDEVALKPDPLTQVEYLERLIESEKQDARPGCQQRLHLYEEAKTQVEIYSSRKIIDMPKEAVPVGPPRLAETILQKSEKISDGPPPVYLLATEIKLNQDKGRIAKKCIGSPSDVCDRGKEKVLMVVGATGAGKTTLINGMVNYILGVKWADKFRYKLVVEDSKVSQAFSQTRDITAYTIYPMKGSAVPYAFTIIDTPGFGDTGGLERDKEITNQIKEFFSIPPPDGIDHLDCIGFVTQASLARLTPTQEYIFDSILSVFGKDVVKSIFMLVTFADGQQPPVMEAINNAKIPAQKFYKFNNSALYANNSEEVEEEFDAMFWRMGARSFEKFFLEFEKTDSVSLQLTQEVLKERHQLQIIIEGLSPQIKEGLNKIEEMRQEEAILKKHEADIETNKSFTYPVEITVPVEIRLEGTGRHTTTCLRCNFTCHKNCQTANDDKKFNCKVMDDDGNCRICTQHCKWSEHRNLPYVIEYRKKKEMRTSDDLKKKYETALSGKNHVKGMIGKLEEYLTSVHTKVLKMIVRAQQSLRRLDEIALKPNPLTQIEYLELLIESEKNEAKEGWKQRVQYYEEAKRQAQVLAKVKDIKAAEKQIKEKASSGDKWYSRFKFL is encoded by the exons ATGGGAGTATTTGACGTGTTAACAGATTATTTTCCCTGGGCTATATCCACAGCACTTATGGCAGTGCTCTTTGGAATTTGGTGGCAAAGAAAACGAAGCCAAAATCCCACAAGCCAGTCTAAAGTGAAGGAGGCAAG CATCGCTCTTAGTACGGAAAATCAGGTAGATGgagaaaatatatcaagtgaTCCACTTCAAACTCGAGGTCGTCTTGCCGAAATTATGCTTCAAAGCTCAATCGAGATTACCTGTGGATCTCCATCCATTTTCGATCTTCCAATAAAACTCGAAGTTCACAAAGACGAAAGGGCAATTTGCAGACATACTATCGGTGGTGaacacaaaaacgaaaaaattattCTTCTAGTTGGACCGCCAGGCGCTGGAAAGACAACTCTCATCAACGCCATAATAAATTACATCCTGGGCGTAAAATGGAAAGATACCTTCCGATTCAAACTTGTCGTGGATGATAAGATGTCTTCACAGAGTCACAGTCAAGAGAAGGCCATCAATATCTACACGATCAATCCGATGGAAGGCTCGAAGCTTACCTACACTTTGACCATAGTTGATACTCCTGGTTATGGAGATTCCAGAGGACTACAGATGGACAGAACCGTTGCTGATCAGATGAGAGAATTCCTTTCTGCTGCTCCTCCAATAGGTGTTGATCATCTCGATGGTATTGGTTTTGTCACACAGGCTTCCTTACCTCACCCCACCATAGAGCAGGAATACATCTTCGACTCCATAATGTCTATGTTTGGAAAAGATATGTCCAAAAACATCTTTATGCTCCTTACGTTTGCAGAAAGTCGGAAACACACTCTGCACGACGTTTTTAACAAAACAGGTGTCCCTAATGATAAGATCTTCATACTCAACAACGAGGCACTATATGCAGAAAATACTGAAGACGCTGATGACATGTTCAATGCTGTGTTCTGGAAAATGAGTTTCCGTTCCCTTAATAGCTTTTTCCAACAGCTTGAAAATTCAGAAAGTGTCAGTCTCCAACTTACCAGAGAAGTGTGGAAAGAACGCGATCAGCTACAAATCCTCATTGAACAGCTTCACACAGAGATTGCAACACGTCGGAGTAAGACTGACCAGCTGAGACACAAGGAGAGTGCATTAGCGAAACATAAAACAGGCGATGGAAACGAAACTTTAGAAAATCTCGAAAAGAAAGATGATGTTTCACTGCAGTTCCTTGAAGATGGGCTAGTGGGCACCATGAAAAACCAAATCCAAGATCGTCTTCGTCACCTGGATGAAGTTGCTTTAAAACCCGACCCATTGACACAAGTAGAGTACCTTGAGCGACTTATCGAATCAGAGAAACAAGATGCCAGACCTGGATGTCAACAACGACTTCACTTGTACGAGGAAGCCAAAACTCAAGTTGAAATTTACAGCAGTAGGAAGATAATAGATATGCCGAAGGAGGCTGTTCCAGTTGGCCCACCTCGCTTAGCCGAAACCATACTCCAAAAATCGGAGAAGATATCAGATGGTCCCCCGCCAGTCTACTTGCTtgcaacagaaataaaattgaatcagGACAAAGGAAGGATTGCCAAAAAGTGCATAGGCAGCCCCAGTGATGTCTGTGATCGAGGTAAGGAAAAAGTCCTTATGGTTGTTGGCGCAACAGGAGCTGGAAAGACAACCCTTATCAACGGGATGGTCAACTACATCCTGGGCGTGAAATGGGCTGATAAGTTCCGTTACAAACTCGTCGTAGAAGACAGCAAAGTATCACAAGCTTTCAGTCAGACCAGGGATATCACGGCTTACACAATTTACCCAATGAAGGGCTCTGCTGTTCCATACGCTTTTACCATCATCGATACACCAGGCTTTGGAGACACGGGAGGACTGGAAAGAGACAAAGAAATCACCAATCAgatcaaagaatttttttcaattcctccTCCAGATGGGATCGATCATCttgattgcattggttttgtcACGCAAGCCTCTTTGGCCCGTCTTACCCCAACACAAGAGTACATCTTCGACTCCATCTTATCTGTATTTGGAAAAGATGTCGTTAAAAGCATCTTCATGCTGGTCACGTTTGCAGACGGCCAACAGCCCCCAGTAATGGAAGCCATAAACAACGCCAAAATCCCAGCGCAGAAGTTTTACAAATTCAACAACTCAGCCTTGTACGCAAATAACTCCGAAGAGGTCGAAGAAGAATTCGATGCAATGTTTTGGAGGATGGGTGCTCGTTCCTTTGAGAAATTCTTCTTAGAGTTTGAGAAGACGGATAGCGTTAGCCTTCAGCTGACTCAAGAGGTGCTAAAGGAACGCCATCAGCTTCAAATCATAATTGAAGGCTTGAGCCCGCAAATCAAAGAGGGTCTAAACAAAATTGAGGAAATGCGGCAAGAAGAGGCTATCTTAAAAAAACACGAGGCGGACATAGAAACAAACAAGTCGTTCACGTATCCAGTCGAAATTACTGTTCCAGTCGAGATTAGACTTGAAGGGACTGGTAGGCATACCACCACATGTCTCCGATGCAATTTTACTTGTCATAAAAACTGTCAAACTGCGAATGACGACAAAAAGTTTAATTGCAAGGTTATGGACGACGATGGAAACTGCAGGATCTGTACTCAACATTGCAAATGGTCGGAGCACCGGAATCTTCCTTACGTGATCGAatacagaaaaaagaaagaaatgagaaCATCAGAtgacctcaaaaaaaaatacgaaacaGCCTTGTCAGGGAAGAACCATGTAAAGGGCATGATTGGCAAACTAGAAGAGTACCTCACGTCGGTGCATACCAAAGTCCTTAAAATGATAGTCAGAGCTCAGCAAAGCCTACGACGCCTGGACGAAATTGCCCTCAAGCCCAACCCACTGACCCAGATAGAGTATCTGGAGCTCCTCATTGAATCCGAAAAGAATGAAGCCAAAGAGGGATGGAAACAACGCGTTCAATATTACGAAGAAGCCAAACGTCAAGCTCAAGTATTAGCCAAAGTTAAAGATATTAAAGCAGCCGAAAAGCAGATCAAAGAGAAAGCTTCCAGTGGAGATAAATGGTATTCCAGATTTAAGTTCTTGTGA
- the LOC131788037 gene encoding uncharacterized protein, with amino-acid sequence MSGSKDKEESSPRLAETMLYTSEELSSGSPSIYRLRMRDEMRRGEAMIAKQSIGKPYRIGRGEIEKVFMVVGATGAGKSTLINGMVNYVLGVQWNDEFRFKLITEESKASQAHSQTQYITAYTFYPMKGSAVPFAFTIIDTPGFGGTEGLERDKKITEQIKEFFSIAPPDGIDHLDCIGFVVPSSQPRLTPTQKYIFDSILSIFGNDVAKNIFMMITFADGQRPPVLEAIKEANIPGGGERFFKFNNSALFAENKDSDFDEMFWKMGLSSFRKFFEEFPKVESVSLRLTKEVLQEREELYCLVEGLNDQITLGLNKIEEIRQEEIVLQQREKEIQTNKDFTYSIDVTKPVYTSLEGTGQHTTTCIPCNKTCHKDCMIPDDDRKQRCWAMDKLTGECRICPRKCHWSKHKNRPYLIEYKTETETRTVEDLKKKYHRAVKEKATSEKMMKSIEESLQKVHEEVLTMIKKAQQSLRRLDEIALKPNPLTQVDYLEILIESEKAEAKSGWKQRVKYLEVAKGHAETLSKVKDEKESQNLIKKLSRDVDVQEEEKTRDAMEKLSLSGEKWYHRFKFW; translated from the coding sequence ATGAGTGGTAGCAAGGACAAAGAAGAATCTTCACCTCGTCTTGCAGAGACCATGCTTTATACGTCAGAAGAACTTTCCTCCGGCTCTCCATCGATTTACCGCCTTCGCATGAGAGACGAAATGAGACGCGGAGAAGCAATGATTGCAAAACAATCCATCGGTAAACCTTACCGTATCGGGCGCGGAGAAATTGAGAAAGTGTTCATGGTGGTAGGAGCAACAGGAGCTGGTAAGTCTACTTTGATCAATGGTATGGTCAACTACGTTCTAGGTGTGCAATGGAATGATGAATTCCGCTTCAAGCTCATCACAGAAGAGTCCAAAGCTTCACAAGCCCACAGCCAAACTCAGTACATAACAGCATACACATTTTATCCCATGAAAGGCTCAGCAGTCCCCTTTGCATTTACAATAATCGACACTCCTGGTTTTGGTGGAACGGAAGGACTAGAGAGAGACAAGAAGATCACTGAACAGATAAAAGAGTTCTTCTCCATTGCCCCACCTGATGGTATAGATCATCTCGATTGCATTGGGTTTGTTGTCCCGTCTTCACAGCCACGTCTTACTCCAACGCAGAAGTACATATTTGACTCAATACTGTCCATATTTGGAAACGACGTTGCCAAAAACATATTCATGATGATAACATTTGCAGATGGCCAGCGCCCTCCCGTCTTAGAGGCAATCAAAGAAGCTAACATCCCAGGCGGAGGTGAAAGGTTCTTTAAATTCAACAATTCAGCTCTTTTTGCAGAGAACAAAGACTCCGATTTCgatgaaatgttttggaaaatggGTCTCTCCTCGTTTAGGAAGTTCTTTGAAGAGTTCCCCAAGGTAGAAAGCGTCAGCCTGCGCCTtactaaagaagttttacaagaACGTGAAGAGCTCTACTGTTTGGTAGAAGGCCTAAATGACCAAATTACTCTTGGCCTAAACAAGATTGAAGAGATACGACAGGAGGAAATCGTGCTCCAACAACGCGAGAAGGAGATTCAAACAAATAAAGATTTCACCTACAGCATTGATGTCACGAAACCAGTCTACACCAGCCTAGAAGGAACTGGCCAACACACCACCACTTGCATACCTTGTAACAAAACATGCCACAAGGACTGCATGATTCCTGATGATGACAGAAAGCAGAGATGTTGGGCCATGGATAAGTTGACGGGAGAATGCAGGATCTGCCCACGAAAATGCCACTGGTCAAAGCACAAGAATCGCCCATACCTGATCGAATATAAAACAGAAACTGAGACAAGAACAGTCGAGgacctgaaaaagaaataccACAGAGCCGTGAAAGAAAAGGCCACTTctgaaaaaatgatgaaatcgATAGAAGAATCTCTTCAGAAAGTGCACGAAGAAGTCCTCACCATGATCAAAAAAGCTCAACAAAGCCTTCGTCGCTTGGATGAGATTGCCCTCAAACCCAACCCTTTGACTCAAGTAGATTACCTGGAGATTCTAATCGAATCCGAGAAAGCAGAAGCCAAGTCTGGATGGAAACAACGTGTGAAATATCTTGAAGTCGCCAAAGGTCATGCCGAAACACTGTCTAAAGTAAAAGATGAGAAAGAAAGCCAAAATCTTATCAAAAAGTTGTCCAGAGATGTGGATGTCCAGGAAGAGGAAAAGACAAGGGATGCAATGGAGAAATTATCCCTCAGTGGAGAAAAATGGTACCATCGCTTCAAGTTTTGGTAA